In a genomic window of Methanomassiliicoccus sp.:
- a CDS encoding AAA family ATPase, with the protein MEPFDQLMQGEILPRTVPPAVKPLSMPRIGFNISGGYLHTSQFIHPYDGLKNLTETALNGLMPPMPTWEEVKLRHLVIVGAMESGKTSYARAIAKKVGERYKDYKVNTIFTDDIETALDNINKDPVQLIIIDDAVKKGSSRQGMSNKRNLDIGNFLEIRHVYERVAKVKTGIVVVVYLTQRFKMLDIVFRSGHILIFKSTSTDANDEKLMKEYVTGAAYAELGKISYRMFLQHDNSAKSDSIVAIPIGGDAYGNDRPCGRFHLDYVSPDAYPLVKIGERPDGDVEFFFDREIALADLLKEKNWKKKARAYFLSVREPDLTQSEIALKVKYANQAQVSKAISEVRGEICRRSGLEFEKYMEANLLSRGFEARRLGGDREPDILATSPKGLKSVYSCKCLDFDKPYRMAVRGDQGMNPELKYISDPEHKDAALYLSVYNFHVRDMKSYLIDLDKLGEVIEIPADLKEIKY; encoded by the coding sequence ATGGAACCTTTCGACCAGCTGATGCAGGGGGAGATACTGCCCCGGACGGTACCCCCTGCCGTCAAACCCCTTTCCATGCCTCGTATCGGGTTCAACATCTCCGGGGGGTACCTTCACACCTCGCAGTTCATCCACCCCTACGACGGCCTTAAAAACCTCACGGAAACGGCTCTTAACGGGCTGATGCCCCCCATGCCTACCTGGGAGGAAGTGAAGCTAAGGCATCTCGTAATCGTTGGCGCTATGGAGTCCGGGAAGACCTCCTACGCCCGAGCCATCGCTAAGAAGGTTGGAGAGAGGTACAAGGACTACAAGGTAAACACCATCTTCACCGATGACATAGAAACGGCGCTGGATAACATCAACAAGGACCCGGTGCAGCTCATCATCATTGACGACGCGGTGAAGAAAGGAAGCTCACGCCAGGGCATGAGCAATAAGCGTAATCTGGACATTGGTAACTTCCTGGAGATCAGGCACGTTTACGAGCGAGTAGCGAAGGTCAAGACAGGTATCGTTGTCGTCGTCTATCTCACTCAGCGTTTCAAGATGCTGGATATAGTGTTCAGGTCCGGGCATATCCTGATTTTCAAGTCCACCAGCACTGACGCTAACGACGAGAAGCTGATGAAAGAATACGTGACCGGCGCTGCTTACGCCGAGCTTGGGAAGATCAGTTACAGGATGTTCCTCCAGCATGACAACAGCGCGAAAAGTGATTCCATCGTAGCTATACCCATTGGCGGGGATGCCTATGGGAACGACCGGCCGTGTGGACGGTTCCACCTGGATTATGTGTCTCCGGATGCCTACCCACTTGTCAAGATAGGGGAGCGGCCAGACGGGGATGTGGAGTTCTTCTTTGACAGGGAGATTGCTCTGGCGGATTTGCTGAAAGAGAAGAACTGGAAGAAAAAGGCCAGAGCTTACTTCCTCTCAGTACGGGAGCCGGACCTAACTCAATCCGAGATCGCGCTGAAAGTGAAGTATGCGAATCAGGCCCAAGTGAGTAAAGCGATAAGCGAGGTCCGGGGCGAGATATGTCGGCGGTCCGGTTTGGAGTTCGAGAAGTATATGGAGGCCAACCTGCTGAGTAGAGGCTTTGAGGCGAGGCGGCTGGGCGGGGATAGAGAGCCTGATATCTTAGCCACAAGTCCGAAAGGGTTGAAGTCGGTCTACAGCTGTAAATGCCTAGACTTCGATAAGCCGTACCGGATGGCGGTACGGGGCGATCAGGGAATGAACCCCGAGCTGAAATATATCAGCGACCCGGAACACAAGGACGCCGCACTTTACCTCTCGGTCTACAACTTTCACGTCCGGGACATGAAGTCTTACCTGATCGACCTCGATAAGCTAGGGGAAGTCATCGAGATACCGGCCGATCTGAAGGAAATCAAATACTAA
- a CDS encoding putative Ig domain-containing protein, whose translation MKLHSLISHRRSRKALLGIVAALTVCLVVLAALPPASAVYPTSLVESTSYNYTGLYSSLALDQQGQPHIAYYTGTTGLHYASMSGGVWSYVTIDSASATAGKYPSLCIGSDNVPKVAYITDNTIRYAYLDGSTWITSNITTVGTADRCAMVLDHNNNPYVAYKDVSTSGRCVKCAHWTGSTWSLELIQDGVANVCAGLSIALDSNGNPHIAYSGPFVTGYKALVYYASKSYGVWTYQSTGVYCYALQSGSYYEQCSGVSLAIGSDDVPRIACASPGGTGCTYLYYNGASWTSQSITTTNFATPCQIALDSSNNAYVVFMASSSIGFQIATNAGGSWSVKVATTFSYVGGDNYAGTIGLAIDPYGLVHLSYPSSQQMRYAAPAHWSPSFSTSPVTTATVNHAYTYQPSLNETGTITAVTKPSWLTWDGSRLTGTPNALGSFTVSLRGVSTAGMGFTVQTFDITVTGWRPAFTTNAPNTLIAGHTYHYTVGVNESASITVMDKPSWMDWQSANSTFWGTPTVPGSYSLSIRATSTNGLMSAWQNVTIAVNQWAPSWTSSPSYMATVDHAYSYLPTTNETATLTALSVPSWMTWDGTILSGTPDTSKIGAWAVSLSAAGPGGLTAYQNFTVTVYDRERWMPMVSSSPADTIKVGEPYSYHLTANESVSIVYSGSLWLTWNPDTMTLEGMAPTSPQTAHISLGITSISGTLTYWQNWTVSVTADPPQIENPPQSGTQQSGSSYSYSFGGSGWGSAANPGPLRLNVPNAPEWLHYDPENGTVWGTPYVPGDYPVTGIVTNQTTGLSNQTDWVIHVPADPPEVTNDHTNTTTGEGGIAQPLDIIWTGEQYGYVLNVNPARCTVTITTSASWLTYDATNRTVKGMTLTAGTWNVSAAVYDPLTTLTSYANWTIEAIAPPPVISSAASFHILTNGYWSYTLVYTPSNGIVNITGLPSWMIYYDQLHTFSGTPTQAGTYALQVTVTNATSGIQATQTVTVYVDDDAPQIFANPLLKGQERTLYRWTASADQAVTWTLTTDAGSWLTIGSDSGRLSGTPTKAGSYHVTITATNSRGISSSYSYDLTVESYGTNGGNNGGSNNTSGGSITLPGGITIPTGGNASYSTTMSGSVLALFLIIIILVLVVMAKRRKGGKR comes from the coding sequence ATGAAGCTACATTCTCTAATTTCTCACAGACGTTCAAGGAAGGCCCTTCTAGGCATCGTAGCGGCCCTAACCGTGTGCCTAGTCGTCCTAGCGGCTCTACCCCCTGCTAGCGCCGTTTATCCGACGTCCCTCGTTGAATCAACGTCCTACAACTACACCGGCCTTTACAGCAGCCTCGCCCTAGACCAACAGGGACAGCCCCACATAGCCTATTACACCGGGACCACTGGATTACATTACGCTTCAATGTCCGGGGGAGTATGGAGCTATGTAACCATTGATAGCGCATCGGCGACAGCTGGAAAATACCCCTCGCTGTGCATCGGTTCGGATAACGTGCCCAAAGTGGCCTATATCACCGACAACACGATTCGATACGCCTATCTGGACGGCTCCACCTGGATAACGTCGAACATTACGACCGTTGGCACCGCCGACCGATGCGCTATGGTCCTGGACCATAACAATAACCCATATGTGGCATACAAGGACGTTAGCACCTCTGGCCGATGTGTTAAGTGTGCCCATTGGACCGGCTCGACCTGGAGCCTTGAACTAATCCAGGATGGGGTCGCTAACGTTTGCGCTGGACTGAGCATAGCCCTGGACAGCAACGGAAACCCCCATATCGCTTATTCGGGGCCATTTGTAACCGGCTATAAGGCCCTGGTCTACTACGCCTCGAAGTCATATGGCGTTTGGACCTACCAATCTACTGGCGTCTATTGCTATGCGCTCCAAAGCGGGAGCTATTATGAACAATGCTCTGGAGTTAGCCTGGCCATAGGCTCCGATGACGTGCCCCGTATAGCCTGCGCCAGTCCTGGCGGTACCGGATGCACCTATCTCTATTACAATGGAGCCAGCTGGACCTCTCAGAGCATAACGACAACGAACTTCGCTACACCCTGCCAAATCGCTCTGGATTCCAGCAATAACGCCTATGTTGTTTTCATGGCATCGTCATCGATCGGTTTCCAGATCGCCACAAATGCCGGGGGGAGCTGGTCCGTAAAAGTGGCCACGACGTTTTCCTATGTCGGAGGGGATAACTACGCCGGGACCATCGGCCTAGCAATAGATCCATACGGCTTGGTCCATCTGTCTTACCCTTCATCGCAACAGATGAGATACGCCGCCCCGGCCCATTGGAGCCCTTCCTTTTCGACCAGTCCAGTAACTACGGCGACCGTTAATCACGCCTACACCTACCAACCTAGCCTTAACGAGACTGGCACGATAACGGCCGTTACTAAGCCTTCCTGGCTCACCTGGGACGGCTCCAGACTGACGGGAACGCCTAACGCTCTGGGCTCATTCACCGTTTCCTTAAGGGGAGTGTCCACCGCTGGCATGGGTTTCACCGTCCAGACTTTCGACATAACGGTTACTGGATGGCGTCCGGCATTCACCACCAACGCCCCGAATACCCTGATAGCTGGCCATACCTATCATTACACTGTGGGGGTCAATGAATCGGCCTCTATCACTGTAATGGATAAGCCTAGCTGGATGGACTGGCAGAGCGCCAATAGTACCTTCTGGGGAACGCCCACGGTACCAGGGAGCTATTCGCTCTCGATACGGGCAACATCAACGAATGGCCTCATGTCGGCCTGGCAGAACGTGACCATTGCAGTAAACCAATGGGCGCCCAGCTGGACCTCCAGCCCTAGCTACATGGCCACGGTAGACCACGCCTATAGCTACCTACCGACCACAAACGAAACGGCAACCCTAACGGCGCTATCTGTCCCGTCCTGGATGACCTGGGACGGTACCATTCTAAGCGGTACCCCGGACACCTCGAAAATCGGCGCCTGGGCTGTGTCGCTGTCGGCCGCTGGTCCGGGAGGACTGACGGCATATCAGAATTTCACCGTCACCGTTTACGACCGGGAACGCTGGATGCCTATGGTTTCCAGCTCCCCGGCCGATACGATAAAGGTGGGGGAGCCATACAGCTATCACCTAACGGCCAACGAAAGCGTTTCCATCGTCTATTCTGGGTCGCTGTGGCTCACCTGGAACCCGGACACCATGACCTTAGAGGGAATGGCGCCAACCAGCCCCCAGACCGCTCATATCAGCCTGGGGATAACGAGCATATCCGGCACCCTGACTTATTGGCAGAACTGGACGGTTTCGGTTACGGCCGACCCCCCGCAGATCGAGAACCCGCCTCAATCGGGAACTCAGCAATCGGGTAGCTCATACAGCTATTCGTTTGGTGGCTCTGGATGGGGGAGCGCTGCTAACCCCGGCCCCCTCCGCTTGAACGTGCCCAACGCTCCGGAATGGCTCCATTATGACCCCGAGAACGGTACCGTATGGGGAACGCCCTACGTCCCTGGAGACTATCCCGTTACTGGCATAGTCACCAACCAAACGACCGGCTTAAGCAATCAGACCGACTGGGTTATCCATGTGCCAGCAGATCCTCCGGAGGTCACTAACGACCACACCAACACGACCACCGGCGAAGGGGGCATAGCTCAGCCTCTTGATATCATCTGGACGGGGGAGCAATACGGGTATGTCCTCAACGTGAACCCCGCTCGATGCACCGTGACCATAACCACGAGTGCCAGCTGGCTAACCTACGACGCGACCAATAGAACGGTTAAGGGAATGACCCTAACCGCTGGCACCTGGAACGTTAGCGCCGCTGTATATGACCCACTGACGACCCTAACCAGTTATGCAAACTGGACCATTGAGGCTATAGCCCCGCCCCCGGTCATATCCTCGGCCGCATCGTTCCACATCCTGACTAATGGGTATTGGTCCTACACACTGGTCTATACTCCGTCGAATGGGATTGTGAACATTACCGGCCTACCGTCCTGGATGATCTACTATGACCAGCTGCACACCTTTAGCGGGACGCCAACCCAAGCTGGTACCTATGCCCTCCAGGTGACGGTGACAAACGCAACGTCCGGAATTCAAGCAACCCAGACCGTAACCGTCTATGTGGACGACGACGCCCCCCAGATATTCGCTAACCCGCTCCTTAAGGGTCAAGAGAGAACCCTGTATCGCTGGACCGCTTCGGCCGACCAAGCGGTTACCTGGACCCTCACCACTGACGCCGGTAGTTGGCTGACCATCGGGAGCGATTCCGGCCGATTGAGCGGGACGCCAACTAAGGCCGGTTCCTACCACGTCACCATAACGGCCACGAACAGCCGGGGGATTTCCTCCAGCTATTCCTATGATCTGACCGTCGAGTCATATGGGACAAATGGCGGGAACAACGGAGGCTCGAACAATACTAGCGGGGGAAGCATAACCCTGCCTGGCGGTATCACCATACCGACCGGAGGCAATGCCAGCTATTCGACCACTATGAGCGGTTCGGTCCTCGCTCTCTTCCTGATCATAATCATCCTCGTCCTGGTGGTTATGGCCAAGCGTCGGAAGGGGGGCAAGAGATGA
- a CDS encoding archaellin/type IV pilin N-terminal domain-containing protein, translating to MKVNNRGEMGVGTMIIFIAAVLVSAVSASVLISTANVVREQATETGNEAITSASTGFVLDYIYGDVSHNRVTDLCVYLKLAPGSASMDVTGTVVSVTISAGGESMSADLVLDQTNTVILNDRVEFIISGLSIPPSSSISIDLIPAHGFTCFVTFTTPDVMTEGIMYFR from the coding sequence ATGAAGGTCAACAATCGTGGGGAAATGGGCGTCGGAACGATGATAATTTTCATCGCTGCGGTCCTAGTATCAGCCGTCTCTGCATCCGTTCTCATAAGCACCGCCAATGTCGTTAGAGAACAGGCCACAGAGACGGGGAACGAAGCAATAACGTCAGCGTCTACCGGTTTTGTTCTCGACTACATCTATGGCGACGTATCTCATAACAGAGTAACTGACCTTTGCGTGTACCTCAAGCTTGCTCCTGGAAGCGCCTCTATGGATGTTACTGGAACTGTTGTTTCTGTTACCATTTCTGCGGGCGGTGAATCCATGAGCGCCGATTTGGTTTTAGATCAGACAAACACGGTAATCCTCAATGATAGGGTTGAGTTCATCATAAGCGGCTTATCTATTCCTCCATCATCCTCGATCTCGATCGATCTGATTCCGGCACATGGATTCACATGTTTTGTGACATTCACGACACCAGATGTCATGACTGAAGGAATCATGTACTTCAGGTAA
- a CDS encoding P-loop NTPase fold protein, with the protein MIISDEPCNEIDQDAFGYSDLANNLALGITKMDIREGFVIGVHGAWGSGKTTFLRYIEHYLSNNKKKQVTIAHFNPWWFSGYQDLTYRFFEMLRSQISSKWGKKWRKLNGSLASFGEAVASAPINGAELAGNILKLASSKGRDLNLEKRKVCKLLEKYPEPIIVFIDDVDRLSQQEVTELFRLIKSVANFPNIIYIVAFDRDVVATMLSDKGFIDGHDYLEKIIQVSFNLPLIEQQSMASYLNKKLSQVIGQGYIDIQNTTYWNNCYYDGIRPLIRTPRAVNRLANNLSLSYPMVSGEVNVSDFISIELIHILYPQVYDGIRENLDIFTGVIDYSFNGPGEKERIKEVSDNIIGRVDSTDMNSVKKLLIHIFPKLKAVYENSHYGNEWMPEWYEETRVCHPDRGVYYFKLVFPNTYLSKKELEKIISNIDDPEKFGLSMVDLVNAEGQGNLSKLVQFQKYLINHDFSDRSAKNTIFAYFQVGDRLYNLNDEFYDSSILGSNRHRMISIIIQALKAVDDDCRAIFLKTAIQNGSSISTMIGTMFSLGYPYGMYGHGPGNNQAINPLVDMQTILDIEQILLEKINDAKQNGTLIEVPYLPSVVSYWEKLIPDKKVIPDWIAEACIDDENLLTLLEMGLNPSRNQVLSESFSSTTLQFPIDWIEKYVDIEWLRSRVEEIRSRQTLTANNKVAIEIFIQCYNQGKERKNRKNEEETDDDPITIANEHTMGSPT; encoded by the coding sequence ATGATTATTTCTGATGAACCTTGTAATGAGATAGATCAAGATGCTTTTGGATATAGCGATCTTGCCAACAATTTAGCATTGGGTATAACTAAGATGGATATCAGGGAAGGGTTTGTCATTGGAGTTCACGGGGCCTGGGGTTCTGGTAAAACAACTTTTCTACGTTATATCGAGCATTATTTAAGTAATAATAAAAAGAAGCAAGTAACCATCGCTCATTTCAATCCTTGGTGGTTCTCAGGCTATCAGGACTTGACTTATCGCTTCTTCGAGATGCTCCGTTCTCAGATATCGTCAAAATGGGGTAAAAAGTGGAGAAAACTCAATGGGTCTTTAGCATCATTTGGGGAGGCTGTGGCTTCTGCTCCAATAAATGGGGCAGAGTTGGCTGGAAATATCCTAAAACTAGCTTCAAGTAAAGGCAGAGATTTAAATTTAGAAAAAAGAAAAGTATGCAAGTTGCTCGAAAAATATCCTGAGCCCATTATTGTTTTTATCGACGATGTGGACAGACTTTCACAGCAGGAAGTAACGGAACTCTTCCGTTTGATAAAATCTGTAGCAAATTTCCCGAACATCATCTATATAGTTGCTTTTGATAGGGATGTTGTAGCCACAATGCTCAGTGACAAAGGGTTTATTGACGGTCATGATTATTTAGAGAAGATCATCCAAGTTTCTTTCAACTTACCACTAATTGAGCAGCAATCAATGGCTTCATACCTAAACAAGAAGCTAAGCCAGGTAATAGGTCAGGGCTACATTGATATTCAAAATACAACATATTGGAACAATTGCTATTATGATGGGATACGCCCATTAATAAGAACTCCCAGGGCTGTAAATAGGTTAGCGAACAACCTTTCACTTTCTTATCCAATGGTGTCAGGAGAGGTGAACGTTTCAGACTTTATCTCGATAGAACTGATTCATATACTCTACCCTCAAGTCTATGATGGAATAAGAGAGAACCTAGACATATTCACAGGCGTGATCGATTACTCATTTAACGGGCCAGGTGAGAAGGAGAGAATAAAAGAGGTATCGGACAACATTATTGGGAGAGTCGATTCAACCGATATGAATTCAGTAAAAAAATTGCTCATTCATATTTTTCCCAAACTTAAGGCAGTATACGAGAACAGTCACTATGGAAATGAATGGATGCCGGAGTGGTATGAGGAAACACGAGTATGTCATCCAGATAGGGGCGTATATTATTTTAAGCTCGTCTTTCCAAACACATATCTTTCAAAAAAAGAGTTGGAAAAAATAATCAGTAATATTGACGACCCGGAAAAATTTGGTTTATCAATGGTCGATCTTGTAAATGCCGAGGGCCAAGGAAACTTATCAAAATTAGTGCAATTCCAAAAATATCTAATTAATCATGATTTTTCTGATCGTTCTGCAAAAAATACCATTTTTGCATATTTCCAGGTTGGAGATAGATTGTATAATCTAAATGATGAATTTTATGATTCATCCATCTTGGGCAGCAATCGACATAGAATGATATCGATAATTATTCAAGCATTAAAGGCGGTCGATGATGACTGTCGAGCGATATTTTTAAAAACTGCTATACAGAATGGCTCTTCCATATCGACAATGATTGGGACGATGTTTTCACTTGGCTATCCATATGGAATGTATGGCCATGGGCCTGGAAATAATCAGGCCATTAATCCATTAGTCGATATGCAGACCATACTGGATATCGAGCAAATATTGCTAGAAAAAATCAACGATGCAAAGCAAAACGGCACTCTGATCGAAGTTCCATATCTCCCTAGTGTTGTATCATACTGGGAAAAATTAATCCCTGATAAGAAAGTTATACCTGATTGGATTGCTGAAGCTTGCATCGATGATGAAAACTTGTTGACTCTTCTTGAGATGGGATTGAATCCTAGCAGAAACCAGGTTTTGTCGGAGTCGTTTTCGTCAACCACTCTACAATTTCCAATTGATTGGATTGAGAAATATGTAGATATCGAGTGGTTAAGATCTCGTGTGGAAGAAATCAGGAGTAGGCAAACATTGACAGCGAACAATAAAGTGGCAATTGAGATTTTCATCCAATGCTACAATCAAGGGAAAGAGAGGAAGAATCGAAAAAATGAAGAAGAGACGGATGATGACCCAATAACAATCGCCAATGAACATACTATGGGCAGTCCAACATAG
- a CDS encoding AAA family ATPase, which translates to MDSTKQAVISISEISKEIIANGLVGSRILKSTPDNERYNNIVPPAVAEYKIRFEQSPEKYLETLLYAYLATRSVTVDFEAEGMPFFGRVVRAYVWAAITPKYPKKVEVKVSHFPQLYVLVGDFGVKFGFDYGYNVPEDKRSVTIVATDKDASDQVYRALSMDHDLGFYPKDDNSMKEERPGIAYRPESVEDLRSHWSRDVHIMKWFPADSVPEDIQEEIFKTFDLLLPLFKIVSSHRGDPPANYIVQLEEKGRIEKPPEIPPRKEPVQRQLKEMYGLEDFCIEAGYSRERAETWLRALSRKRQVIFQGPPGTGKTFLANKLAKLIISDSDGLTETIQFHPSFAYEDFIRGLRPKSGPNGISYELVDGQFLKFCSKARKRKGPCVLIIDEINRANLSRVFGELIYLLEYREREIPLASGGEMFSIPNNVLIIGTMNTADRSIALVDYALRRRFDFFRLEPDYGLLEKRLKDQGLPSEALISVLREINESVIRDPNYSLGISYFIKDVNNLKRDIQDIWTGEIEPLLEEIFYDDLERVNPYRWATLSKTTLKEWSV; encoded by the coding sequence ATGGATTCTACAAAGCAAGCGGTAATCTCCATTTCGGAAATCTCCAAGGAGATCATCGCCAACGGGTTGGTTGGCAGCAGGATATTGAAAAGCACCCCCGATAATGAAAGATACAACAATATAGTACCGCCGGCGGTCGCTGAATATAAGATACGATTTGAACAATCCCCTGAAAAATATTTAGAAACGCTGCTCTACGCGTACCTGGCTACGAGGTCCGTAACAGTAGACTTTGAAGCAGAGGGGATGCCATTCTTTGGTCGTGTAGTTCGTGCGTATGTTTGGGCGGCCATCACTCCTAAATATCCAAAAAAAGTAGAGGTCAAGGTCAGCCACTTTCCCCAATTATACGTGCTGGTTGGCGATTTTGGAGTAAAGTTCGGGTTCGACTATGGATATAATGTTCCAGAGGACAAACGGTCGGTGACCATCGTCGCAACCGATAAGGATGCTTCGGACCAAGTATATCGGGCCCTGAGCATGGATCATGACCTGGGGTTCTATCCTAAGGACGATAACTCGATGAAAGAGGAACGTCCTGGCATAGCCTACAGGCCTGAAAGCGTTGAGGACTTGAGAAGTCATTGGTCTAGGGACGTTCATATCATGAAATGGTTCCCCGCGGACAGCGTTCCCGAGGACATCCAAGAAGAGATTTTCAAGACCTTCGATCTGCTTCTCCCTTTGTTTAAGATAGTGAGCTCTCATAGAGGCGACCCACCTGCGAACTATATTGTTCAACTTGAGGAAAAGGGAAGAATCGAGAAACCTCCAGAAATTCCTCCAAGAAAGGAACCTGTGCAGCGACAGTTGAAAGAGATGTATGGGCTTGAGGATTTTTGCATAGAAGCCGGCTATTCCAGGGAGCGAGCTGAAACGTGGTTACGTGCCCTCAGCAGAAAGCGACAGGTCATATTCCAGGGCCCTCCAGGCACTGGGAAGACCTTCCTTGCTAATAAGCTGGCCAAACTAATCATCTCCGACTCCGATGGTCTCACTGAGACCATACAGTTCCACCCATCGTTCGCCTATGAGGACTTTATAAGGGGCTTGCGGCCTAAATCAGGCCCTAACGGCATCTCTTACGAACTTGTGGATGGTCAGTTCCTAAAGTTCTGTTCCAAGGCTAGGAAGAGGAAAGGACCGTGTGTCCTCATCATCGATGAGATAAATCGAGCGAACCTCTCAAGGGTTTTCGGCGAGCTTATCTATCTTCTCGAGTACCGGGAAAGGGAGATACCATTGGCTTCTGGGGGCGAGATGTTCTCGATCCCGAATAACGTGCTCATTATAGGGACAATGAACACAGCGGACCGGTCCATCGCGCTGGTCGACTATGCGCTTAGAAGGAGGTTCGATTTCTTTAGGCTAGAGCCTGATTATGGCCTCCTGGAGAAGCGCTTGAAGGATCAGGGGCTCCCGTCGGAAGCTCTCATCAGCGTCCTCCGAGAGATCAACGAGTCCGTCATCCGTGACCCAAACTATTCCCTGGGGATTTCCTACTTCATCAAGGATGTGAATAACCTGAAGCGGGACATCCAGGACATTTGGACCGGTGAGATAGAACCATTATTGGAGGAGATTTTCTACGATGACCTGGAAAGAGTGAACCCATACAGGTGGGCCACCCTTTCGAAAACGACCTTAAAGGAATGGAGTGTGTGA
- the alr gene encoding alanine racemase, with protein MIAHCKLSKENLIGNLEAIRANTNADVMAIVKNNAYGHGIGEISSFLRGKINSFGVNSIAEAKEVVKTGIEPVNITLLEGVYSLEELKEASDLGVSLVFHNDYQIALLKNGYLCHKLGIKWLKINTGMNRFGFSSDESIKHAMQVLTDSGKVDCESMGFMTHLACADTPNDIMNREQIEKFDELTREYPGAKRSICNSAAIYSIPREKHYDVVRPGLALYGVSPLNCISPLASRLKPVMAFESEIVSTHKLKKGDRVGYDGIRCLMDVKIGIVAIGYGGGYPSTVNHETHYPTTTSVTRNVRVRGEFCPIVGRVMMDSMAIDISSFPDVDISEPVTLWDSNLSVADVAKVNGRLPYDLLTAVGNAVCRTYLM; from the coding sequence ATGATCGCTCATTGTAAATTATCGAAAGAAAATCTTATTGGAAATCTTGAAGCAATTAGGGCAAATACCAACGCTGATGTCATGGCGATAGTGAAAAATAATGCATATGGTCATGGCATTGGGGAAATATCCAGTTTTTTAAGAGGCAAAATAAACTCTTTTGGAGTAAACTCAATTGCCGAGGCAAAAGAAGTAGTAAAAACCGGTATAGAGCCGGTTAACATCACATTGCTTGAAGGTGTTTATTCTCTTGAGGAACTAAAGGAAGCATCCGACTTAGGTGTTTCTCTTGTTTTTCACAACGATTATCAAATCGCCTTATTAAAAAATGGGTATCTTTGTCATAAGCTAGGGATAAAGTGGTTGAAGATAAACACTGGGATGAATAGATTCGGTTTTTCATCCGATGAATCGATAAAACATGCAATGCAAGTCCTAACGGATAGTGGGAAAGTCGATTGTGAATCGATGGGATTCATGACCCACCTCGCCTGTGCGGACACGCCTAACGACATTATGAATAGAGAACAGATTGAAAAATTCGATGAACTTACAAGAGAATATCCTGGTGCAAAAAGAAGCATATGCAATTCGGCAGCCATTTATTCCATTCCCAGAGAAAAACATTACGATGTGGTGCGTCCAGGTCTCGCACTTTACGGCGTATCTCCTCTGAATTGCATCTCGCCATTGGCCTCAAGATTGAAACCAGTAATGGCGTTTGAATCAGAGATTGTATCAACTCATAAACTAAAAAAGGGGGATAGGGTTGGCTATGACGGCATCAGGTGTTTAATGGATGTTAAGATAGGAATTGTAGCAATTGGGTATGGGGGGGGATATCCTTCTACCGTAAACCATGAAACCCATTACCCTACTACGACATCTGTTACAAGAAATGTCAGAGTGAGGGGAGAATTTTGTCCGATAGTTGGTCGCGTCATGATGGATTCAATGGCAATCGACATAAGCTCATTTCCTGATGTCGATATCTCCGAACCTGTAACCTTATGGGATAGTAATTTGTCGGTTGCAGATGTAGCCAAAGTAAATGGTCGCCTCCCATACGATTTATTAACTGCTGTTGGGAATGCAGTTTGTAGGACCTATCTCATGTAG